The Bacteroidota bacterium genome includes a region encoding these proteins:
- a CDS encoding glycosyltransferase family 2 protein, protein MSEQLRLSVIIPCYNEEDVIATTFDRLMGVINANGYHTNYEVIFIDDGSRDSTLSILEERAATNPNIKLLSFSRNFGHQPAVCAGICEATGDVAIIIDADLQDPPELFPDIIAKYKETQANVVYCVRQNREGVGFFKKLAYKGFYRTVNYLSEVDLPLDSGDFRLIDRHVIDAFKQFREKNKYVRGIISWMGFSQTPFYYNRPGRAGGETKYSLRKLLHLASIGMFYFSKKPLKLALNLGLVSILIGLILTTVVVVEKVSGDLEEVPGWASLIITIIFFGGVQLITVGVLGEYIGNIFDEVKDRPEYIVKKKVNV, encoded by the coding sequence ATGAGCGAACAACTTAGGCTATCGGTAATTATCCCCTGCTATAACGAAGAAGACGTTATAGCCACCACTTTTGACCGATTAATGGGGGTGATAAATGCCAACGGCTACCACACCAACTACGAGGTTATTTTTATTGACGACGGCAGTCGTGATAGCACGCTTTCTATTTTAGAAGAACGCGCGGCCACCAACCCCAACATTAAACTGCTTTCGTTTTCGCGCAATTTTGGGCATCAGCCTGCCGTGTGCGCAGGTATTTGCGAAGCTACGGGCGACGTTGCCATTATTATTGATGCCGATTTGCAAGACCCTCCGGAGCTTTTCCCCGATATTATTGCAAAGTATAAAGAAACACAGGCCAACGTGGTGTACTGCGTACGCCAAAACAGAGAGGGCGTTGGTTTCTTTAAAAAACTGGCCTACAAAGGCTTTTACCGCACGGTGAATTACCTTTCAGAAGTGGATTTGCCCTTAGATTCGGGCGACTTCCGTTTGATTGACCGCCACGTGATAGATGCCTTCAAGCAATTCCGCGAGAAGAACAAATACGTTCGCGGTATTATCAGTTGGATGGGCTTTTCGCAAACACCGTTCTACTACAACCGCCCGGGTCGTGCCGGCGGCGAAACCAAATACTCGCTGCGCAAATTGTTGCACTTAGCCAGCATCGGGATGTTCTATTTCAGCAAAAAGCCACTGAAACTTGCCCTTAATCTTGGGTTGGTAAGCATACTTATCGGGTTGATTTTAACCACCGTTGTAGTTGTTGAAAAGGTAAGCGGTGATTTGGAAGAAGTACCCGGTTGGGCTTCGCTCATTATCACTATTATCTTTTTTGGCGGGGTTCAGCTAATTACCGTAGGCGTATTGGGCGAATACATCGGAAACATTTTCGACGAAGTGAAAGACCGCCCTGAGTACATTGTGAAAAAGAAGGTGAATGTTTAG
- a CDS encoding UDP-2,3-diacylglucosamine diphosphatase, producing the protein MAKRPLDICVVSDVHLGTYGCHAKELNKYLKKINPKILILNGDIIDIWQFNKRFWPESHMKVVQRIVKMINNGTQVHYLTGNHDEMLRRFADFELNNFKIDNKLVLEMDGKKMWFFHGDVFDITMKHSKWLAKLGGWGYDLLILLNRFVNFISENILRRGKVSLSKKIKSGVKQAIKFIDDFEHTAVEIAIESGYDYVACGHIHQPMMKEVVTEKGKVVYLNSGDWVENLTSLEYVNGEWKVFNFYKDMGYDKAEDALDKDEIDALIAPKIQHVYEDIIRHTGDR; encoded by the coding sequence ATGGCTAAACGACCGCTTGATATTTGCGTAGTATCTGATGTACACCTTGGTACGTATGGCTGCCACGCTAAGGAACTGAACAAGTACCTTAAAAAAATTAACCCCAAGATATTGATACTCAACGGGGACATCATTGATATATGGCAGTTTAACAAACGCTTTTGGCCCGAAAGCCACATGAAGGTGGTGCAACGCATTGTGAAAATGATAAACAACGGCACACAGGTGCATTATCTTACCGGAAACCACGATGAAATGCTGCGCCGCTTTGCCGATTTTGAGCTGAACAACTTTAAGATTGACAACAAGTTGGTGCTTGAAATGGACGGCAAAAAGATGTGGTTTTTTCACGGTGATGTGTTTGATATTACCATGAAGCACAGTAAGTGGCTGGCCAAGCTGGGTGGTTGGGGCTATGATTTGCTGATATTGCTAAACCGCTTTGTAAACTTTATTTCTGAAAATATATTGCGCCGCGGTAAGGTATCGTTATCAAAAAAGATAAAAAGCGGGGTGAAGCAGGCCATTAAGTTTATTGATGATTTTGAGCACACTGCGGTAGAGATTGCCATTGAAAGCGGCTACGATTACGTGGCTTGCGGGCATATACACCAACCCATGATGAAAGAAGTGGTGACCGAAAAGGGCAAAGTGGTGTACCTTAACAGCGGCGATTGGGTAGAGAACCTAACCTCGTTGGAATATGTGAACGGTGAGTGGAAGGTGTTTAATTTTTATAAAGATATGGGCTATGATAAGGCTGAGGATGCTTTGGATAAGGATGAGATTGATGCGTTGATTGCCCCCAAAATACAGCACGTTTATGAAGATATTATACGCCATACAGGGGACAGGTAA
- a CDS encoding glycosyl transferase translates to MKILYAIQGTGNGHVSRAREIIPHLANNGELDVLISGTQSEVNVNHPVKYKMHGWSFTFGKKGGVDFWDSWKNMRTFTLMKDVWDFPVHNYDLIINDFEPVTAWACKLRGKTCVAMSHQAAFLSPHTPRPDKKNPFVEWVFRNYSPSQEHIGFHFERYDDFIRTPVIREDIRRLEPENLGHVTVYLPAHDDKFLVTKFTKVNGVKFEVFSKHTKAPYRVENTFVYPINSEAYTKSLEGCMGLITAGGFEAPTEAIFLNKKVMVVPMIGQYEQHCNALGAKKAGCTVITEINGNFLNQLNSWIEYGKHIHIDYPDETADFVGELVAKHRKLVMV, encoded by the coding sequence ATGAAGATATTATACGCCATACAGGGGACAGGTAACGGCCACGTGAGCCGTGCAAGGGAGATTATCCCCCATTTGGCAAATAACGGTGAGTTGGATGTGCTTATCAGCGGAACCCAAAGTGAGGTGAACGTGAACCACCCCGTGAAATATAAAATGCACGGCTGGAGTTTTACGTTTGGAAAGAAAGGCGGGGTTGATTTTTGGGATAGCTGGAAAAACATGCGAACCTTCACACTAATGAAGGATGTGTGGGATTTTCCGGTGCACAACTACGATTTGATAATTAACGATTTTGAACCCGTTACGGCATGGGCTTGCAAACTGCGCGGAAAAACCTGCGTAGCCATGAGCCACCAAGCGGCGTTTCTATCGCCGCACACGCCGCGCCCTGATAAAAAGAACCCTTTTGTGGAGTGGGTGTTTCGTAATTACTCGCCCTCGCAAGAACATATCGGTTTTCACTTTGAGCGGTACGACGATTTTATACGTACCCCCGTTATCCGCGAGGATATACGAAGGCTTGAGCCTGAAAATCTCGGCCATGTTACGGTGTATTTACCCGCCCACGATGATAAGTTTTTGGTGACAAAATTTACCAAAGTAAACGGGGTAAAGTTTGAGGTATTCAGCAAGCACACAAAAGCCCCTTACAGGGTCGAAAACACGTTTGTGTACCCAATTAACAGCGAAGCTTATACAAAGAGCCTGGAGGGCTGTATGGGCTTAATTACCGCCGGCGGATTTGAAGCACCTACCGAGGCTATTTTCTTAAACAAAAAAGTGATGGTAGTACCCATGATTGGCCAATACGAACAACATTGCAATGCTTTGGGTGCTAAAAAGGCGGGCTGTACGGTGATTACTGAAATAAACGGAAACTTTTTGAACCAGCTGAACAGCTGGATTGAATACGGCAAGCACATACACATTGATTACCCCGATGAAACCGCTGACTTTGTGGGCGAACTGGTGGCAAAACACCGCAAATTGGTAATGGTGTAA
- a CDS encoding TlpA family protein disulfide reductase, with product MDKTKMKKYTLYALPLVMVFGIGLAFAVDVTKKTKESERASITEAITQNPPEVGDAAPEIALPTPNGDTLRLSALKGKIVLIDFWASWCKPCRSENVNLVKTYNKYKSIGFKNASEFTVFSVSLDNSKSSWQAAIDKDRLSWEYHVSDMLKWESGPVTTYGVEAIPANFLLNEKGVVVAKNLRGADLDKALESLR from the coding sequence ATGGATAAAACCAAAATGAAGAAATACACCCTTTATGCACTTCCATTAGTAATGGTTTTTGGTATTGGTTTGGCCTTTGCGGTTGATGTTACCAAAAAAACCAAAGAGAGCGAGCGTGCTTCAATCACCGAGGCGATTACGCAAAACCCGCCCGAAGTGGGTGATGCTGCTCCCGAAATTGCTTTACCTACCCCTAATGGTGATACGCTTCGCTTATCAGCATTAAAAGGAAAAATTGTATTGATTGATTTTTGGGCATCGTGGTGCAAGCCTTGCCGTTCAGAAAATGTAAACCTTGTTAAAACTTACAACAAGTATAAAAGCATAGGCTTTAAAAACGCCTCGGAGTTTACCGTATTCAGCGTATCGTTAGATAATAGCAAAAGCAGCTGGCAAGCGGCCATTGATAAAGACCGTTTGAGCTGGGAATACCACGTATCGGATATGTTAAAGTGGGAATCAGGCCCTGTGACTACCTACGGAGTTGAAGCGATACCAGCCAACTTTTTGCTAAACGAAAAGGGCGTTGTGGTAGCTAAAAACCTTCGTGGTGCCGACCTTGATAAAGCCCTTGAAAGCTTACGATAG
- the murA gene encoding UDP-N-acetylglucosamine 1-carboxyvinyltransferase — protein MAFFKIQGGKKLQGEVTPQGAKNEALQILSAVLLTPEKVTIHKIPAIRDVLKLIELLGDMGVAVEQLGPNSYSFEAKNVNLDYLRSDDFRKKGGGLRGSIMVVGPLLTRFGRGYMPKPGGDKIGRRRLDTHFLGFEKLGAVTSVQYDEAGNALYRLEAEKLQGTYMLLDEPSVTGTANIIMAAVMAKGITTIYNAACEPYIQQLSKMLNSMGAKISGYGSNLITIEGVEYLGGCTHTMLPDMIEVGSFIGLAAMTQSEITIKNAGIEHLGIIPQTFGRLGIQMEFRGDDIFIPAQEKYRVDTFMDGSILTIADGPWPLFTPDLISIMLVVATQAEGNVLIHQKMFESRLFFVDNLIDMGAQIILCDPHRANVMGLNRRSTLKGITMSSPDIRAGVSLLIAALSANGTSIIHNIEQIDRGYENIDSRLKALGAQIERFE, from the coding sequence ATGGCTTTTTTTAAAATACAGGGGGGTAAAAAGCTACAAGGCGAGGTTACGCCGCAAGGGGCCAAAAACGAAGCCCTGCAAATATTATCAGCAGTATTGCTGACACCCGAAAAAGTAACCATTCATAAAATACCCGCCATCCGCGATGTATTAAAGCTTATAGAACTGTTGGGCGATATGGGCGTTGCTGTTGAGCAGCTGGGCCCAAACAGCTACAGTTTTGAAGCAAAAAACGTAAACCTTGATTACCTGCGCTCTGATGATTTTCGCAAAAAAGGGGGCGGACTTAGGGGTTCTATCATGGTGGTGGGGCCTTTGCTTACCCGTTTCGGCCGCGGCTATATGCCAAAACCGGGCGGTGATAAAATAGGTCGCCGTCGCTTAGATACGCACTTTTTAGGCTTTGAAAAACTTGGGGCTGTTACGTCGGTTCAATACGACGAGGCAGGCAATGCCCTATACCGTCTTGAGGCTGAAAAGCTGCAAGGCACTTATATGTTGCTGGATGAACCATCGGTAACAGGTACGGCCAATATTATTATGGCTGCTGTGATGGCAAAAGGCATCACCACTATTTACAACGCCGCTTGCGAGCCCTACATACAGCAACTTAGCAAAATGCTAAACAGCATGGGTGCTAAAATCAGCGGTTACGGCTCAAACCTGATAACTATTGAAGGCGTAGAATATTTGGGCGGTTGTACACATACCATGTTGCCCGATATGATTGAGGTAGGAAGTTTCATTGGTCTTGCCGCCATGACTCAATCCGAAATCACGATAAAAAATGCAGGCATTGAACACTTGGGGATCATTCCCCAAACGTTTGGCCGTTTAGGCATACAAATGGAGTTTAGGGGCGATGATATCTTTATCCCCGCGCAAGAAAAGTACAGGGTGGATACGTTTATGGACGGCTCGATACTTACCATTGCCGACGGACCTTGGCCGTTGTTTACCCCCGATCTTATCAGTATTATGCTGGTAGTGGCTACACAGGCCGAAGGTAACGTGCTGATACACCAAAAGATGTTTGAAAGCCGCCTGTTTTTTGTAGATAACCTGATTGATATGGGCGCGCAGATTATTTTGTGCGACCCGCACCGTGCCAACGTTATGGGGCTTAACCGTCGCTCTACACTAAAAGGTATCACCATGTCGTCTCCCGATATACGCGCCGGGGTTTCGTTATTGATTGCTGCATTAAGTGCAAACGGAACCAGCATTATACACAACATTGAGCAAATAGACCGAGGTTACGAAAACATTGACAGTCGTTTGAAAGCACTTGGTGCCCAGATTGAACGCTTTGAATAA
- a CDS encoding DUF4290 domain-containing protein yields MTDYKLPEYNTVRNHLVFSEYGRNVQRLVEYLGTIKDREERNRKANTVIAIMGNLNPHLRDTADYKHKLWDHLFAMSNFTLDVDSPYPIPTPETINKKPDRVPYLGNHIKFRFYGRNVQSMVKKAAEMEEGEEKQYFINMIASFMRNSSKNWNDENLSAEAIADHIEVLSEGRLKVRAEDLTLSDVGRYQPNNNYRPNNNQRNNNFKNRNNGHKNRNNQNQNQNQKQRRKY; encoded by the coding sequence ATGACCGACTACAAATTACCGGAATATAATACGGTACGCAACCACCTTGTTTTTTCAGAGTACGGACGCAACGTACAACGCTTGGTTGAGTACCTTGGCACGATAAAAGACCGTGAAGAACGCAACCGCAAAGCCAATACAGTAATTGCCATTATGGGGAACTTAAACCCCCACTTGCGCGATACTGCCGACTATAAACACAAGTTGTGGGATCACCTGTTTGCCATGTCTAACTTTACGTTAGATGTTGACTCACCGTACCCAATTCCAACACCAGAAACCATTAACAAAAAGCCGGACAGAGTTCCTTATTTGGGCAACCATATCAAGTTCAGGTTTTATGGCCGCAACGTGCAGTCGATGGTGAAAAAGGCTGCCGAAATGGAAGAAGGAGAAGAGAAGCAGTACTTCATCAACATGATAGCTTCGTTTATGCGTAACAGCAGTAAAAACTGGAACGACGAAAATCTTTCAGCAGAGGCTATTGCAGACCATATTGAAGTATTGTCAGAAGGTAGACTGAAAGTGCGTGCCGAAGACCTTACCCTTAGCGATGTGGGCCGCTATCAACCCAACAACAATTACAGGCCCAACAACAACCAGCGGAACAACAACTTTAAAAACCGTAACAACGGCCACAAAAACCGCAACAATCAAAACCAAAACCAAAACCAAAAACAACGCCGCAAATACTAA
- a CDS encoding response regulator transcription factor encodes MNKKYRVLVVEDDLMTQELIKEQLKNFDALTVVGSANTLLSAKDAIEDSDPEIIFLDIDLNGASSFDLIPYIKPTCKIVFITASPTQAVKAFEVNATDYILKPISLERLNKTVAKITDQMNEGEEEDSLSDNSKFKLDQMIMVNAEHKMVLIKVKDINYISAYGNYTKVFLEDNKMYVTYGSIKNWMHRLPKEAFFQIHRSTIVNLLNVIKIDKWTNDTGRMYLKNVNEPFEISRNFFSELKKTFKI; translated from the coding sequence ATGAACAAAAAATACAGGGTTTTAGTAGTGGAAGACGACCTGATGACTCAGGAGCTTATCAAAGAACAACTAAAAAACTTTGATGCCTTAACTGTAGTAGGCAGTGCAAATACGCTACTATCTGCAAAAGATGCCATTGAAGACAGTGACCCTGAAATTATTTTTTTAGATATAGACCTTAACGGCGCCAGTTCGTTTGATTTAATTCCCTACATAAAACCTACCTGCAAAATTGTATTTATAACTGCCAGCCCTACACAGGCAGTAAAGGCGTTTGAGGTTAATGCTACCGACTATATTTTAAAACCCATCAGCCTTGAAAGGTTGAATAAAACGGTTGCCAAAATAACCGACCAGATGAACGAAGGGGAGGAGGAAGATAGTCTTTCTGATAACTCTAAGTTTAAGCTCGACCAGATGATAATGGTAAACGCCGAGCATAAAATGGTGCTTATTAAGGTAAAAGACATCAACTACATATCTGCATACGGTAACTACACCAAAGTGTTTCTTGAAGATAACAAGATGTATGTTACATACGGCTCTATCAAAAACTGGATGCACCGTTTGCCCAAAGAAGCGTTTTTCCAAATACACCGCTCTACTATTGTTAACCTGCTGAATGTGATTAAGATTGACAAGTGGACCAACGATACCGGCCGTATGTACCTTAAAAACGTCAACGAGCCGTTTGAAATAAGCCGCAACTTCTTTAGCGAGCTTAAGAAAACCTTTAAGATTTAA
- the bshA gene encoding N-acetyl-alpha-D-glucosaminyl L-malate synthase BshA produces MNIGIVCYPTFGGSGVVATELGKALAMKGHKVHFISYSQPARLDFFSQNIFFHEVGVSSYPLFEYPPYETALTGKLIDIAKFEKLDIVHVHYAIPHAAAAVFAKQILALEGINLPVVTTLHGTDITLIGKDPTYEPVVSYSINQSDGVTAVSESLRQQTFENFKITNDIEVIYNFIDFEKFSKKPRDYFKKAIAPYGEFLIAHTSNFRKVKRVGDVLQVFKKISEKLPAKLLLIGDGPERINIEKECRELELCGDKVVFLGKLEPIEEILSVCDLFILPSESESFGLAALEAMACEVPVISSNTGGLPELNIHGVTGFTSNVGDVDDMAANALKILQLPEVHQQFKKAAFEQSKNFGLDVIMPQYELLYEKVIEKHLAKVS; encoded by the coding sequence ATGAATATCGGAATAGTATGCTACCCCACTTTTGGTGGTAGTGGTGTGGTTGCCACAGAGTTAGGAAAGGCCCTTGCCATGAAAGGGCACAAAGTTCATTTCATTTCATATAGCCAGCCGGCACGATTAGATTTTTTTTCGCAGAATATTTTCTTCCATGAAGTAGGGGTGAGCAGTTATCCCCTGTTTGAATACCCGCCTTACGAAACCGCCTTAACGGGTAAACTAATAGATATTGCTAAGTTTGAGAAGCTTGACATTGTGCATGTGCATTATGCCATTCCGCATGCGGCGGCGGCAGTTTTTGCCAAGCAAATACTTGCGTTGGAAGGAATAAACCTACCGGTGGTTACCACCTTGCACGGCACGGATATTACGCTGATTGGTAAAGACCCTACTTACGAGCCTGTGGTATCATACTCTATCAATCAAAGCGACGGAGTAACAGCCGTTTCGGAAAGTTTACGGCAGCAAACGTTTGAAAACTTTAAAATCACCAACGATATTGAGGTGATATACAACTTTATCGATTTTGAGAAATTCAGCAAAAAGCCTCGCGATTATTTCAAAAAAGCAATTGCGCCCTACGGTGAATTTTTAATTGCACATACCTCAAACTTTAGAAAAGTGAAAAGGGTAGGAGATGTGTTGCAGGTGTTTAAAAAAATATCTGAAAAACTACCCGCAAAACTACTACTGATAGGCGACGGGCCTGAACGTATAAATATTGAAAAAGAATGCCGCGAGCTGGAATTGTGCGGTGATAAAGTGGTGTTTTTGGGCAAACTGGAACCGATTGAAGAAATTTTATCGGTGTGTGATTTATTCATACTTCCTTCTGAAAGTGAGAGTTTTGGTTTAGCTGCGTTAGAAGCAATGGCCTGTGAAGTTCCTGTAATATCATCAAACACGGGCGGTTTGCCTGAGTTGAATATTCACGGGGTTACCGGCTTTACTTCAAATGTGGGCGATGTGGACGATATGGCAGCCAATGCTTTAAAAATTCTTCAATTGCCTGAAGTGCATCAACAATTTAAAAAAGCAGCCTTTGAACAGTCTAAAAACTTTGGTTTAGACGTAATTATGCCACAATATGAATTACTTTATGAAAAAGTGATTGAAAAACATTTGGCAAAAGTTTCATAA
- a CDS encoding nucleoside deaminase translates to MDTIFTDEYFMRVALREAQRAFEEDEIPVGAVVVCNNKVIGKGYNQTEKLTDVTAHAEMLAITAASNYLGGKFLEECTLYVTLEPCVMCAGAIFWARPERVVFGAGDEKRGFAKHGNLLHPKTELITGVLEHECSVLLKEFFKAKRK, encoded by the coding sequence ATGGATACAATTTTTACAGATGAGTATTTTATGCGTGTTGCCTTACGCGAGGCACAGCGGGCTTTTGAGGAGGATGAAATTCCTGTGGGAGCGGTTGTGGTTTGCAACAACAAGGTGATAGGCAAAGGCTATAATCAAACAGAAAAACTTACGGATGTAACAGCACACGCTGAAATGCTTGCCATTACTGCGGCCAGTAATTATTTAGGCGGTAAGTTTTTAGAGGAGTGCACACTATACGTTACCCTTGAACCTTGCGTGATGTGCGCCGGAGCCATCTTTTGGGCTCGGCCTGAAAGAGTTGTGTTTGGCGCAGGAGATGAGAAGAGGGGTTTTGCAAAACACGGAAACTTGCTGCACCCCAAAACCGAATTGATAACCGGGGTACTTGAGCACGAATGCTCGGTATTGCTGAAAGAGTTTTTTAAGGCAAAAAGAAAATAA
- the pdeM gene encoding ligase-associated DNA damage response endonuclease PdeM has translation MESLVVCGEELVLLPEKAIWWPAQQTLILADLHLGKSMHFRKAGIPLPLLSQQKDFVVLEKLLQTPQLKQVLFLGDLFHSSYNSDWELLGQLISKHQHLHYTLVQGNHDILHENEYKRFGFEVFDFLHLGPFLFTHEPVENPSAYNVYGHIHPGVRLAGGGGQRLRLPCFFFSEKYAVLPSFGKLTGLFALAPKKTDRIFAISEDKIFRLS, from the coding sequence ATGGAGTCTCTAGTGGTTTGCGGAGAAGAGTTGGTTTTATTGCCTGAAAAGGCAATATGGTGGCCCGCACAACAAACACTGATACTGGCCGATTTGCACTTGGGTAAAAGTATGCACTTTCGCAAGGCCGGAATCCCGTTGCCGTTACTAAGTCAGCAAAAAGATTTTGTAGTGCTTGAAAAATTGCTGCAAACTCCGCAGCTAAAACAGGTATTGTTTTTGGGTGATTTATTTCACAGCAGTTATAATAGCGATTGGGAATTGCTGGGTCAATTAATCAGCAAGCATCAACACTTGCACTATACTTTGGTGCAAGGCAACCACGATATTTTACACGAGAACGAATACAAACGGTTTGGCTTTGAGGTGTTTGATTTTTTGCATTTGGGTCCCTTTTTATTTACGCACGAGCCGGTAGAAAACCCGTCGGCCTATAATGTTTACGGGCATATTCATCCCGGAGTAAGGCTTGCGGGAGGCGGTGGCCAAAGGCTTAGGCTTCCCTGTTTCTTTTTTTCAGAAAAATATGCGGTATTGCCTTCTTTTGGCAAGCTAACAGGCTTGTTTGCCTTAGCGCCAAAAAAAACCGACCGTATTTTTGCCATAAGCGAGGATAAAATTTTTAGATTGAGTTGA
- a CDS encoding T9SS type A sorting domain-containing protein, producing the protein MKRIFLSILLFGCLLPLSATHLLQGNLQYKYKGTDNNGDLVYLVTLELVRDCSSQTNKPLRFDNTITVGLYKLDNGKYILDQSINMSLGGESKIQGRGVHTKPDSTLCLWRGFYEKEITLKSTIASYYLAWTRCCRYGSDNLTNAADNGNLFYVKINTGSSAQNVSPYVEDESPLIMNAATHFVTSFANIDEDGDSLSYHWVNAINEGDPVNPIPSPKNEIFPPFTQAGYVNGYSVNAQLGTTNSYTILDSIRGTLYAKAASVGRYTLSYEVREWRGGTLIGSYYREKAVIVLANNQSQLEKIDLVANAPDIKKKRIGVLWSHTLQGSVTSFTLERRRKDSTSWNTIAVLDSQTTSYVDTNIEFDFYYFYKVTANSSANPTSDADSAIVRNKTLSAQSIPQYSVAIYPNPSNDRVYVSTAPDVKITKAQLIDITGKVITTIKGEDVSEGISVKGLPQGIYLIKIYDGSAVLTERISVY; encoded by the coding sequence ATGAAAAGAATATTTCTATCTATTTTATTGTTTGGCTGCCTATTGCCCTTATCGGCCACACACCTTCTTCAAGGGAATTTACAATACAAATACAAAGGGACAGACAACAATGGTGATTTGGTTTACCTAGTAACACTGGAGTTGGTTAGAGATTGTTCGTCACAAACAAACAAACCTCTACGTTTTGATAACACTATAACGGTGGGTCTTTACAAACTTGACAATGGTAAATATATACTAGACCAATCAATAAATATGAGTTTAGGCGGCGAATCTAAAATACAAGGCCGGGGAGTTCATACAAAACCCGATTCAACATTATGTCTTTGGAGGGGTTTTTATGAAAAAGAAATTACGCTTAAATCAACAATAGCCAGTTATTATTTAGCTTGGACCCGCTGTTGCAGGTATGGTTCAGATAACCTTACCAATGCGGCCGATAACGGCAATCTGTTTTATGTAAAAATTAACACAGGTTCTTCTGCCCAAAACGTTTCTCCATATGTTGAAGACGAATCACCGTTGATTATGAATGCAGCAACACATTTTGTTACTTCGTTTGCAAACATAGATGAAGACGGAGACAGCCTAAGCTACCATTGGGTAAACGCCATAAATGAAGGAGACCCGGTTAACCCAATTCCAAGCCCGAAAAATGAAATATTTCCCCCGTTTACTCAAGCAGGTTATGTAAACGGATACAGTGTAAATGCGCAATTGGGAACCACCAATAGCTATACGATATTAGACAGTATAAGGGGAACGCTGTACGCAAAAGCAGCTTCTGTGGGCAGGTACACGCTTTCTTATGAAGTACGCGAATGGCGAGGCGGAACTCTTATAGGCAGCTATTACAGAGAGAAAGCAGTTATTGTGTTGGCTAATAATCAATCTCAACTTGAGAAAATTGACCTTGTGGCTAACGCTCCTGATATTAAAAAGAAAAGAATAGGAGTATTGTGGAGCCATACTTTACAAGGCTCGGTTACCTCTTTTACATTGGAAAGGAGAAGGAAGGACTCTACCAGCTGGAACACCATTGCGGTTTTAGATAGTCAGACAACATCGTATGTTGACACTAACATTGAGTTTGATTTTTATTATTTTTATAAAGTAACCGCTAACTCTAGTGCTAATCCTACATCAGATGCTGATTCGGCTATTGTTAGAAATAAAACACTATCTGCCCAAAGCATTCCGCAGTATAGCGTTGCTATTTATCCAAACCCATCAAACGACAGGGTGTATGTAAGCACTGCTCCTGATGTGAAAATCACCAAGGCGCAACTGATAGATATTACCGGAAAAGTAATAACTACGATTAAAGGGGAAGATGTATCAGAAGGAATTTCAGTAAAAGGGCTGCCACAAGGCATTTACCTGATTAAGATTTACGACGGAAGCGCAGTGCTAACCGAAAGAATAAGCGTGTATTAA